A portion of the Pogoniulus pusillus isolate bPogPus1 chromosome 6, bPogPus1.pri, whole genome shotgun sequence genome contains these proteins:
- the ZDHHC6 gene encoding palmitoyltransferase ZDHHC6 isoform X1: MDGPGGLRRARRLCHWGPLVALAVVAVCSATAMADAALWYWPLDTAGGSVNFIMLLNWTVMILYNYFSAMFVGPGYVPLGWTPEKSQDCMYLQYCKVCQSYKAPRSHHCRKCNRCVMKMDHHCPWINNCCGYQNHASFTLFLLLAPLGCIHASFIFVMTMYTQLYNRISFGWSSVKIDMSAAKRDPRPIIPFGLSAFAVSLFALGLALGTTIAVGMLFIIQMKVILTNKTSIESWIEEKAKDRIQYYQTGETFIFPYDMGSKWKNFKQVFTWSGIPEGDGLDWPVRDGCHQYSLTVRYRAIEDYSGVCCPVTKGIKTFFTTPCTEEPRIALSKGDLILATRGLKHWMYGEKILDSAAEGGIRERGWFPRKCVEKCQYDSETDQPVDGEKKNR, from the exons ATGGACGGGCCAGGAGGGCTGCGCCGAGCACGGCGGCTGTGCCACTGGGGGCCGCTGGTGGCCCTGGCTGTGGTGGCCGTGTGCTCCGCCACTGCCATGGCCGACGCCGCCCTATGGTACTGGCCCCTGGACACTGCCGGAGGGAGCGTCAACTTCATCATGCTCCTCAACTGGACCGTCATGATCCTTTACAACTACTTCAGCGCCATGTTTGTCGGCCCGGGGTACGTCCCTCTGGGATGGACGCCG GAAAAATCTCAGGATTGCATGTATCTTCAATACTGTAAAGTGTGTCAGTCTTATAAGGCACCACGTTCACACCACTGTCGAAAGTGTAACAG ATGTGTCATGAAGATGGATCACCACTGCCCTTGGATAAATAACTGTTGTGGATACCAGAATCACGCATCTTTcactctctttcttctcttggcCCCACTGGGATGCATTCACGCTTCTTTCATATTTGTTATGACAATGTATACTCAGCTTTACAACAGA atatCTTTTGGGTGGAGCTCTGTAAAGATTGATATGAGTGCAGCCAAAAGAGACCCTCGACCCATTATTCCCTTTGGACTGTCTGCATTTGCTGTGTCTTTATTTGCCTTAGGACTGGCATTAGGAACAACTATAGCTGTTGGTATGCTGTTTATTATTCAG ATGAAAGTCATTTTGACAAATAAAACTTCAATCGAGTCCTGGATTGAAGAAAAG GCCAAAGACAGAATCCAATACTACCAAACGGGCGAGACCTTTATTTTTCCCTATGACATGGGAAGTAAATGGAAGAACTTCAAGCAAGTGTTTACATGGTCTGGGATTCCTGAGGGAGATGGCTTGGATTGGCCAGTAAGAGATGGCTGTCATCAATACAGTTTGACG GTGCGGTATCGGGCAATAGAAGATTACAGTGGTGTCTGCTGTCCTGTGACTAAAGGCATTAAAACATTCTTCACAACGCCATGCACTGAAGAACCTAGAATTGCACTGAGCAAAGGAGATCTGATTTTAGCCACAAGAGGCTTAAA ACACTGGATGTACGGTGAGAAGATTCTTGACTCAGCTGCTGAGG GTGGAATAAGAGAACGAGGCTGGTTCCCTAGGAAGTGTGTGGAAAAATGCCAATATGACTCTGAAACGGATCAACCAGTGgatggagagaagaaaaacagatag
- the ZDHHC6 gene encoding palmitoyltransferase ZDHHC6 isoform X2: protein MDGPGGLRRARRLCHWGPLVALAVVAVCSATAMADAALWYWPLDTAGGSVNFIMLLNWTVMILYNYFSAMFVGPGYVPLGWTPEKSQDCMYLQYCKVCQSYKAPRSHHCRKCNRCVMKMDHHCPWINNCCGYQNHASFTLFLLLAPLGCIHASFIFVMTMYTQLYNRISFGWSSVKIDMSAAKRDPRPIIPFGLSAFAVSLFALGLALGTTIAVGMLFIIQMKVILTNKTSIESWIEEKAKDRIQYYQTGETFIFPYDMGSKWKNFKQVFTWSGIPEGDGLDWPVRDGCHQYSLTIEQLKQKADKRVRSVRYRAIEDYSGVCCPVTKGIKTFFTTPCTEEPRIALSKGDLILATRGLKHWMYGEKILDSAAEGGIRERGWFPRKCVEKCQYDSETDQPVDGEKKNR from the exons ATGGACGGGCCAGGAGGGCTGCGCCGAGCACGGCGGCTGTGCCACTGGGGGCCGCTGGTGGCCCTGGCTGTGGTGGCCGTGTGCTCCGCCACTGCCATGGCCGACGCCGCCCTATGGTACTGGCCCCTGGACACTGCCGGAGGGAGCGTCAACTTCATCATGCTCCTCAACTGGACCGTCATGATCCTTTACAACTACTTCAGCGCCATGTTTGTCGGCCCGGGGTACGTCCCTCTGGGATGGACGCCG GAAAAATCTCAGGATTGCATGTATCTTCAATACTGTAAAGTGTGTCAGTCTTATAAGGCACCACGTTCACACCACTGTCGAAAGTGTAACAG ATGTGTCATGAAGATGGATCACCACTGCCCTTGGATAAATAACTGTTGTGGATACCAGAATCACGCATCTTTcactctctttcttctcttggcCCCACTGGGATGCATTCACGCTTCTTTCATATTTGTTATGACAATGTATACTCAGCTTTACAACAGA atatCTTTTGGGTGGAGCTCTGTAAAGATTGATATGAGTGCAGCCAAAAGAGACCCTCGACCCATTATTCCCTTTGGACTGTCTGCATTTGCTGTGTCTTTATTTGCCTTAGGACTGGCATTAGGAACAACTATAGCTGTTGGTATGCTGTTTATTATTCAG ATGAAAGTCATTTTGACAAATAAAACTTCAATCGAGTCCTGGATTGAAGAAAAG GCCAAAGACAGAATCCAATACTACCAAACGGGCGAGACCTTTATTTTTCCCTATGACATGGGAAGTAAATGGAAGAACTTCAAGCAAGTGTTTACATGGTCTGGGATTCCTGAGGGAGATGGCTTGGATTGGCCAGTAAGAGATGGCTGTCATCAATACAGTTTGACG ATAGAACAACTGAAACAGAAAGCAGACAAGCGAGTAAGAAGT GTGCGGTATCGGGCAATAGAAGATTACAGTGGTGTCTGCTGTCCTGTGACTAAAGGCATTAAAACATTCTTCACAACGCCATGCACTGAAGAACCTAGAATTGCACTGAGCAAAGGAGATCTGATTTTAGCCACAAGAGGCTTAAA ACACTGGATGTACGGTGAGAAGATTCTTGACTCAGCTGCTGAGG GTGGAATAAGAGAACGAGGCTGGTTCCCTAGGAAGTGTGTGGAAAAATGCCAATATGACTCTGAAACGGATCAACCAGTGgatggagagaagaaaaacagatag